In Treponema denticola, one genomic interval encodes:
- a CDS encoding tetratricopeptide repeat protein, which yields MKQYKIVIQVIFLIFLVFSCSVKTNEQTFSDELLKVDSYIIKGQSTKALKSLRRLQKKAVTSSNYISIVKRQLRLDSIPDAINCLQNGIKNSPASNELPALLISILIDAGRYADALPYCELLKGTPYASLGAEASILSDIALNAFNSDFSLLKAAYKKTENQVFLKNAAISLASAGRLRDAYNLRYEISQDKAPESPFFWSCIAYDLGVFEPIFGDLYFSLVYADKDGGEGKTAENARLHLMLAADAAFGQGDTERARAFWQAAADRSPESSPIVFYDLALTAPDEKERVDLLIECIDLYPNFYPVIARYVREALAMREFDNQDEITAYLESKGFYSLKMEETYFSSPKMTYAPEDLLKRAMSFTNFDPKFILEEFRYHQIKDKSPSSQARGKADMWKIIEKYGKEPIIREYAKWYFAKSGDFNACFSIADIEKRPEDSFYSGLASAMSGDFEKAVSYFAVSAQVPAYAYASTVNAAYMYYMSGNTEAAVNSYSFAASMTKDKKRQSMLHYEIASIFYERKAYDRAMSVLGYALELNPKNYQAASLLKKLKELN from the coding sequence ATGAAGCAATACAAAATAGTTATACAAGTTATTTTTTTAATTTTTTTAGTCTTTTCTTGTTCAGTAAAAACAAATGAGCAGACTTTTTCTGATGAGCTTTTAAAGGTTGATTCTTATATAATTAAAGGACAGTCTACAAAGGCCTTAAAAAGCCTAAGGCGTCTTCAAAAAAAAGCTGTTACTTCATCAAACTATATAAGTATTGTAAAAAGACAGTTAAGATTGGATTCAATTCCGGATGCTATAAACTGCTTGCAAAACGGTATAAAGAATTCTCCCGCTTCTAATGAACTTCCGGCCTTATTAATTTCAATTCTCATAGACGCCGGCCGTTATGCTGATGCTCTTCCTTATTGTGAACTTTTAAAAGGTACTCCATATGCTTCCTTGGGAGCCGAGGCTTCAATATTGTCGGACATTGCATTAAACGCTTTTAATTCGGATTTTTCTCTCTTAAAAGCTGCATACAAAAAAACCGAAAATCAGGTCTTTTTAAAAAATGCCGCTATTTCATTGGCTTCTGCAGGGCGTTTAAGGGATGCTTATAATTTACGCTACGAAATTTCTCAAGATAAAGCTCCGGAAAGTCCTTTTTTTTGGAGCTGTATTGCTTATGATTTAGGTGTTTTTGAGCCTATTTTCGGCGATTTATATTTTTCCCTTGTTTATGCGGATAAAGACGGCGGCGAGGGTAAAACGGCTGAAAATGCACGGCTTCATCTTATGCTTGCTGCCGATGCAGCCTTCGGTCAAGGTGATACGGAGAGGGCTAGAGCCTTTTGGCAGGCTGCGGCCGACAGAAGTCCCGAATCCTCTCCCATAGTATTTTATGATTTGGCATTAACGGCCCCTGATGAAAAAGAGCGTGTAGATCTTTTGATAGAATGTATAGACTTATACCCTAATTTTTATCCTGTAATTGCCAGATATGTTAGAGAAGCTCTTGCTATGAGAGAATTTGATAATCAAGACGAGATAACGGCTTACCTTGAATCTAAGGGGTTTTATTCACTCAAAATGGAAGAGACATATTTTTCTTCCCCTAAAATGACTTATGCACCGGAAGATTTGTTAAAAAGAGCTATGAGCTTTACAAATTTTGATCCGAAATTTATTTTAGAAGAATTCAGATATCATCAGATAAAAGACAAAAGCCCTTCTTCACAGGCTCGGGGAAAGGCGGACATGTGGAAAATTATTGAAAAGTATGGAAAAGAACCGATTATTCGTGAATATGCAAAATGGTATTTTGCTAAGTCCGGTGATTTTAACGCTTGTTTTAGTATTGCCGATATAGAAAAAAGGCCTGAAGATTCTTTTTATTCGGGACTGGCCTCAGCTATGAGCGGTGATTTTGAAAAGGCTGTTTCATACTTCGCCGTTTCAGCTCAAGTTCCGGCCTATGCTTATGCATCAACTGTAAATGCTGCCTATATGTATTATATGTCCGGTAACACGGAAGCAGCCGTTAATTCATACAGCTTTGCAGCATCTATGACCAAGGATAAAAAAAGACAAAGTATGCTGCACTATGAGATTGCTTCAATCTTTTATGAAAGAAAGGCCTATGACAGGGCTATGAGCGTCTTAGGTTATGCCTTGGAATTAAATCCTAAAAACTATCAGGCGGCATCTCTCTTAAAAAAATTAAAAGAGCTTAATTAA
- the nusB gene encoding transcription antitermination factor NusB, translating into MSIGRRRGRILAFQALVAWDMGGAVLDDLLTFSWQTDGSAPGLHDYIFPKMMVLGTIENISEIDKKIAENLDNWVIERLNSVDKAILRLSVYSLLYQKDTPAPIVIDEAINLAKDFGTDDSYKFVNAVLDSIKNKS; encoded by the coding sequence ATGAGTATAGGAAGACGCAGAGGACGGATTCTCGCTTTTCAAGCTCTTGTTGCTTGGGATATGGGCGGGGCCGTCCTTGATGATTTATTGACTTTTTCTTGGCAGACAGACGGATCAGCGCCCGGTTTGCATGATTATATTTTTCCTAAGATGATGGTTTTAGGAACGATAGAAAATATCTCCGAAATAGATAAGAAAATTGCGGAAAATCTGGATAACTGGGTCATTGAAAGGCTTAATTCTGTAGACAAAGCTATTTTACGCTTGAGTGTATATTCTCTTTTATATCAGAAAGATACTCCGGCCCCGATAGTAATAGATGAAGCTATCAATCTGGCTAAAGATTTTGGAACCGATGATTCTTATAAATTCGTTAATGCGGTACTTGACAGCATTAAAAATAAATCATAA
- a CDS encoding MOSP complex formation periplasmic protein, TDE1658 family — MKKNIFIAVMLVGFLGLLSAQNDLQVIAQVNLFKKEPITLGQLKKQVASLELETKQKTSIEDRKSVLTALMNRTILLQAAEKEGVKVMNSEVDDYFSQVISQNLGVQITEAEFAKKIKQEYNKSLDEFTKENTGMNVSEAKKMLREQLLIEKYVWSKKSAEIQKLATPQDSDIRKVYDLNVQQFLRPDMIKLVLISIKKDGNDAAETKKINELNAKLKKNVKALAEIEKNAKKEGYNVQSRYALKNELGAQALGLQHEALLQIFEKDVNFVSDITDMPDNRQFFLIAEKHPVKILGLSDVIDPSQTITVYEVIKNQLVAQGQQRAIQIVNQELINELRTDDNCKILKKDADLDALLSW, encoded by the coding sequence ATGAAAAAGAATATTTTTATTGCAGTTATGTTAGTTGGTTTTTTGGGCCTTTTGTCTGCCCAAAATGATTTACAGGTTATTGCACAGGTTAATCTTTTTAAAAAAGAACCTATTACCCTTGGCCAGCTTAAAAAGCAAGTCGCAAGTTTAGAGCTTGAAACTAAGCAAAAAACAAGTATTGAAGACCGTAAAAGTGTCTTAACAGCTTTGATGAACAGAACTATTTTGTTACAAGCTGCAGAAAAAGAAGGTGTGAAAGTTATGAATTCTGAGGTAGATGATTATTTTTCACAGGTAATAAGCCAAAATTTGGGTGTACAAATAACTGAAGCCGAATTTGCAAAAAAAATAAAACAAGAATATAATAAATCCTTAGACGAATTTACAAAAGAAAATACAGGAATGAATGTAAGTGAAGCAAAAAAGATGTTAAGAGAGCAGCTTTTAATTGAAAAATATGTTTGGTCAAAAAAATCCGCTGAAATTCAAAAACTTGCTACACCTCAAGATTCGGATATAAGAAAGGTTTATGACTTAAATGTACAGCAATTTTTACGTCCTGATATGATTAAGCTTGTTTTAATTAGCATTAAAAAAGATGGTAATGATGCTGCCGAAACTAAAAAAATCAATGAATTAAATGCCAAATTGAAAAAAAATGTTAAGGCCTTAGCTGAAATTGAAAAAAATGCAAAAAAAGAAGGGTATAATGTTCAATCAAGATATGCTTTAAAAAACGAATTGGGAGCACAAGCCTTAGGTCTTCAACATGAAGCTTTATTACAGATTTTTGAAAAAGATGTAAATTTCGTTTCAGATATTACGGATATGCCTGATAACCGTCAGTTTTTTTTAATAGCTGAAAAACATCCTGTAAAAATTTTAGGACTCAGTGATGTTATAGATCCTTCTCAAACTATTACAGTATATGAAGTTATAAAAAACCAATTAGTAGCACAAGGTCAGCAAAGGGCAATTCAAATAGTCAATCAAGAATTGATTAATGAGCTGCGCACCGATGATAATTGTAAAATTCTAAAAAAGGATGCAGATCTTGATGCTCTCCTTTCATGGTAA
- a CDS encoding alanine--tRNA ligase, producing MNKNITIDELRSKYIDFFKSKGHVEISGRSLIPENDPTVLFTTAGMHPLVPYLMGEPHPAGTRLTDVQKCVRTGDIDDVGDASHLTFFEMLGNWSLGDYFKKESIAYSFEFLTDEKYLGIPIDKLSFTVFEGNEDAPRDDESASIWESLGVSKDRIFFLPKEDNWWGPAGETGPCGPDTEIFIDTGKPACGSNCRPGCNCGKYVEIWNNVFMQYHKNMDGSYSPLKRKCVDTGMGVERTVAMLQGKPSVYNTEAFTSIIKSIEDISGVKYGDNEKTDTSIRIIADHVRTACFILGDPKTTLPSNIGAGYVLRRLIRRAVRHGKKLGIDGNFLSVPASAVIAQNAGFYTELKENETLILTELKAEEDKFLETLKKGEAEFEKMLPNLLKNPKKIIPGRMAFKLYDTYGFPIELTEELASESGLTVNREEFDEAFKKHQELSRAGSEQVFKGGLADHSEQTTAYHTATHLLHKALRMVLGDHVQQKGSNITAERLRFDFSHPEPMTDAEKKEVERLVNEAIKADLPVTMEVMPLAEAKKIGAMALFGEKYEDIVKVYKIGDFSTEVCGGPHVERTGVLGNFVIKKEQSSSSGVRRIRAVLEH from the coding sequence ATGAATAAAAATATTACGATTGATGAACTGCGTTCAAAATATATAGACTTTTTTAAAAGCAAGGGACATGTGGAAATTTCGGGGAGGTCTCTTATCCCTGAAAATGACCCGACGGTTTTATTTACAACTGCCGGCATGCACCCGCTTGTCCCTTATTTAATGGGGGAGCCTCATCCTGCGGGAACCCGTTTAACCGATGTGCAAAAATGTGTGCGCACGGGCGATATAGATGATGTAGGGGATGCTTCGCACCTGACCTTTTTTGAAATGCTTGGAAACTGGTCTTTGGGAGATTATTTTAAAAAAGAATCAATCGCCTATAGCTTCGAATTTTTAACCGATGAAAAATATTTAGGTATTCCTATCGATAAACTTTCCTTTACGGTCTTTGAAGGAAATGAAGACGCTCCACGTGATGATGAATCCGCTTCTATTTGGGAAAGTCTTGGTGTTTCTAAAGATAGAATTTTCTTTTTACCCAAAGAAGATAACTGGTGGGGTCCTGCCGGTGAAACAGGCCCATGCGGTCCCGATACCGAAATTTTTATAGATACGGGAAAACCTGCCTGCGGTTCAAATTGCCGCCCAGGCTGTAACTGCGGTAAATATGTAGAAATATGGAACAATGTTTTTATGCAATATCATAAAAACATGGACGGCTCATATTCTCCCTTAAAAAGAAAATGCGTAGATACGGGAATGGGGGTCGAACGAACAGTCGCCATGCTTCAAGGAAAGCCTTCCGTTTATAATACCGAGGCCTTTACCTCAATTATTAAATCTATCGAAGACATAAGCGGCGTAAAATACGGCGATAACGAAAAAACCGATACCTCTATCAGAATTATAGCCGACCATGTCCGAACAGCCTGTTTTATTTTGGGAGACCCCAAAACTACGCTTCCGTCAAATATTGGAGCAGGCTATGTTTTAAGAAGGCTTATCAGGCGGGCTGTAAGGCACGGCAAAAAACTCGGCATAGACGGCAACTTTTTATCCGTTCCGGCTTCTGCCGTTATCGCTCAAAATGCCGGCTTTTATACCGAACTAAAGGAAAATGAAACTCTTATTTTAACGGAACTTAAGGCCGAAGAAGATAAATTCCTTGAAACCTTAAAAAAAGGCGAGGCCGAATTCGAAAAAATGCTTCCGAACCTTTTAAAAAATCCTAAAAAGATTATTCCGGGAAGAATGGCCTTTAAACTCTATGATACCTACGGCTTTCCTATCGAATTAACGGAAGAACTTGCCTCCGAATCGGGCTTAACCGTAAACAGGGAAGAATTTGATGAGGCTTTTAAAAAGCATCAGGAGCTATCCAGAGCCGGAAGCGAACAGGTATTTAAGGGAGGCCTTGCCGACCATTCGGAGCAGACGACGGCCTATCATACGGCAACCCATCTTTTGCACAAGGCTTTAAGAATGGTTTTAGGTGATCATGTTCAGCAAAAAGGTTCGAATATAACGGCTGAAAGGCTTCGTTTTGACTTTTCTCATCCCGAGCCAATGACGGATGCCGAAAAAAAAGAGGTTGAAAGGCTTGTAAATGAGGCTATCAAGGCCGATTTGCCCGTAACTATGGAAGTTATGCCTTTAGCAGAAGCAAAAAAAATAGGTGCGATGGCTCTTTTCGGCGAAAAATATGAGGATATTGTTAAGGTATACAAAATAGGAGATTTTTCTACCGAAGTTTGTGGAGGCCCCCATGTTGAAAGAACAGGTGTTTTGGGAAATTTTGTGATAAAAAAGGAACAGTCTTCTTCTTCAGGAGTCAGGCGTATAAGGGCTGTACTTGAACATTAA
- a CDS encoding uracil phosphoribosyltransferase, with amino-acid sequence MGKVIMGAEALDGYLTEDDLRHLNEMNVLYQEAIENFTVLEKENGEKKEKAKDEIIRLYTEMGHLMQNICKEIPQLKVFSFDTEHENHAEASRVIAKLRSIKTEHSEFLYYTQRSFEMLFKLAYKGHQKDKKNYLVVKTPVKVPVQNYAVHKITDIDHKIENTVMCVMLRGALLPSMILSKEIEEYSSHGYVTPFALFKIKRDDSRKEDDMQYILDLDKSYFNLKDLDGKDLIFADPMNATGGSLVTVVKHLKKLGVKPKSISCFHVISALKGALRIVRALDNCTLYTLWMDPALNASAYIMPGLGDAGDRINGTDTDETPRNIIQLLADYGSNIAGLYRSQLRQIEKTVLGN; translated from the coding sequence ATGGGTAAGGTAATTATGGGGGCAGAAGCTCTTGACGGGTATTTAACTGAGGACGATCTAAGGCATCTTAACGAAATGAATGTTCTTTATCAGGAAGCTATTGAAAATTTTACTGTTTTAGAAAAGGAAAACGGCGAAAAAAAGGAAAAGGCCAAGGATGAGATTATAAGGCTTTATACCGAGATGGGGCATCTTATGCAAAATATATGCAAGGAAATACCTCAACTTAAAGTTTTCTCTTTTGATACCGAACATGAAAATCATGCCGAGGCTTCAAGAGTTATTGCAAAACTCCGCTCTATAAAAACCGAACACAGCGAATTCTTATACTATACCCAGCGTTCCTTTGAAATGCTTTTTAAGCTTGCTTATAAGGGACACCAAAAAGACAAGAAAAACTATCTTGTAGTAAAAACTCCGGTAAAGGTTCCAGTTCAAAACTATGCCGTTCACAAGATAACCGACATTGACCATAAAATTGAAAATACTGTTATGTGTGTTATGTTGAGAGGAGCCCTCCTCCCATCTATGATTCTTTCAAAAGAAATCGAAGAGTATTCTTCGCACGGCTATGTAACTCCCTTTGCCCTCTTTAAGATTAAAAGAGATGATTCCCGCAAGGAAGACGATATGCAGTACATCCTTGATTTGGATAAGTCTTATTTTAACCTAAAAGATTTGGACGGAAAGGACCTTATCTTTGCCGACCCTATGAATGCTACCGGAGGAAGCCTCGTAACCGTTGTAAAACACCTAAAAAAACTGGGCGTAAAGCCGAAATCGATAAGTTGTTTTCATGTAATTTCTGCCTTGAAGGGTGCTCTGAGAATTGTGCGTGCTTTGGATAACTGTACCCTATACACACTTTGGATGGACCCTGCCCTAAATGCTTCGGCCTATATCATGCCGGGCCTCGGCGATGCAGGAGACAGGATAAATGGAACCGATACCGATGAAACACCCCGAAACATTATTCAGCTCCTTGCAGACTACGGCTCAAATATTGCGGGGCTCTACCGCTCTCAGCTGCGGCAGATAGAAAAAACAGTTTTAGGAAACTAG
- a CDS encoding tetratricopeptide repeat protein has product MRKNIFIVFFGVLFFLCFTKTFAKGAVEEDLAGEYFSIAQGYAEIKNYPKAADYYLKAEKSEKYKNAAQYNLAQVYALQNEWENCLKYIEPLYKKAPENIKLSTAYAYALVSSGKEEKALLIYEKIYLEDKETPEYLFNYVRILILVKKYEKAKELLHKSKEKFTQDDDKKTISELEKEIEKLLNPPEIKKEDKKTEKKDSTQDDKEPKEEK; this is encoded by the coding sequence ATGAGGAAAAATATTTTTATAGTTTTTTTTGGAGTCTTGTTTTTTCTTTGTTTTACAAAAACCTTTGCAAAGGGAGCTGTTGAAGAGGACCTTGCAGGAGAGTATTTTTCAATTGCTCAAGGCTATGCAGAGATAAAAAACTACCCAAAGGCTGCAGATTATTATCTTAAAGCCGAAAAATCTGAAAAATATAAAAATGCAGCTCAATATAATTTGGCACAAGTTTATGCTCTTCAAAATGAATGGGAAAATTGCCTAAAATATATTGAACCTCTCTATAAAAAAGCTCCCGAAAACATAAAACTATCTACAGCCTATGCCTATGCTCTGGTTTCATCCGGAAAAGAAGAAAAAGCCCTTTTAATTTATGAAAAGATTTATTTAGAAGATAAAGAAACTCCCGAATATTTATTTAACTATGTTAGAATTTTAATTCTAGTAAAAAAATACGAAAAAGCAAAAGAACTTCTTCATAAATCCAAAGAAAAATTTACACAAGATGACGACAAAAAAACTATTAGTGAACTTGAAAAAGAAATAGAAAAACTTTTAAATCCGCCTGAAATTAAAAAAGAAGATAAAAAAACAGAAAAAAAAGATTCAACGCAAGATGATAAAGAGCCTAAAGAAGAAAAGTAA
- a CDS encoding SPOR domain-containing protein yields the protein MEFNIKKILFFLLTLFFLDSLTAQNSLPQNIQKIIKNGFTKKTPFEASSFIEAEIKKISSNEEKIIALSVLADYEERFDLFLRAGRHYLEAAELSPEPGRKTLLTKALGAYLLADNISESSELCRNRLLPLIEAPFSKEDIKILVLFEWLKLKSDEKASLENIKKYVTDSKFSEFHPAMLLTLWWVDGDKKAENTLIKKFPNSIEASVVRGEAFLSPKTFWYLMPQNREFKESLADSASESVSLSQGETLAQNNEEPAAKFYQTGFFKTENFARGLADELKKKGFTVTIKKEERGEDAFFSVLVKDDGKGNLITRLKSEGYEAVPVFD from the coding sequence ATGGAATTTAATATAAAAAAAATATTATTTTTTTTATTGACTCTCTTTTTTTTAGATAGCCTGACTGCTCAAAATTCCTTGCCTCAAAATATTCAAAAGATTATCAAAAACGGTTTTACAAAAAAAACTCCTTTTGAGGCATCTTCGTTTATTGAAGCAGAAATAAAAAAGATTTCTTCAAATGAAGAAAAAATTATAGCTCTATCCGTTTTGGCCGACTATGAAGAAAGGTTCGATTTATTTTTACGAGCCGGAAGACACTATCTTGAAGCTGCGGAACTTTCTCCCGAGCCGGGAAGAAAGACTCTTTTAACCAAGGCTCTTGGTGCATATCTTTTAGCCGATAACATAAGCGAGTCATCCGAGCTTTGCCGGAACCGCTTGCTGCCTCTCATTGAAGCTCCATTTTCTAAAGAAGACATAAAAATTCTTGTTCTTTTTGAATGGCTTAAATTAAAATCGGATGAAAAGGCTTCTCTTGAAAATATAAAAAAATATGTTACCGATTCAAAATTCTCAGAATTTCATCCTGCCATGCTTTTAACTCTTTGGTGGGTAGATGGGGATAAGAAGGCTGAGAACACCCTCATAAAAAAATTCCCTAACAGTATTGAGGCGTCTGTTGTCCGAGGTGAGGCTTTTTTAAGCCCTAAAACATTTTGGTATTTAATGCCTCAAAATAGGGAATTTAAAGAATCTCTTGCAGATTCAGCTTCCGAATCCGTCTCATTAAGTCAAGGTGAAACCTTAGCTCAAAATAATGAAGAGCCGGCTGCAAAATTTTATCAAACCGGTTTTTTTAAAACCGAAAATTTTGCAAGAGGCCTTGCAGATGAGCTTAAAAAGAAGGGTTTTACGGTAACAATAAAAAAAGAGGAACGCGGAGAGGATGCTTTTTTTTCGGTTTTAGTAAAGGATGACGGCAAAGGAAACTTAATTACACGCCTAAAAAGCGAGGGATATGAAGCGGTTCCTGTTTTTGATTAA
- a CDS encoding [FeFe] hydrogenase, group A gives MVNLTIDNIRINVDKDMTIMEAAEQVGIPIPRLCFLKGINEIAACRVCVVEVEGKEKLITSCNNSVEEGMVVYTNSPKVRLDRRRTVQMILSQHDCKCATCVRSGNCALQTLANDLNIQDILYEEQLEHQPWDKNFPLIRDSKKCIKCMRCIQVCDKVQGLNIWELEGTGARTTINVSGSRTIAEADCSLCGQCITHCPVGALRERDDTEKFWRAVADPNKVVVVQVAPAIRTAWGEHIGLDLKDASVNKIFDALKRMGADYVFDTSFSADLTIMEEAYEFLERFSKGELKDKPMFTSCCPGWVRFIKSQYPHLVSHLSSAKSPMQMFGAVMKSYFAETLGKKPEDIFSVAIMPCVAKKGEINMELFYGEYAGHDMDCVLTTREFVRMIKSAHILPETLKEAEPDQLFHDVSGAGIIFGATGGVMEAALRTAYYAIMGENCPPDAFKVVRNSSQEVSGIIEASFTLKENNLCIAVASGLANTRRLIDSIEAGEKHYDFVEIMACPGGCVGGGGQPIHDGYELAFERGQNLYFIDKNLKLRYSHENKDIKNLYNKFFEKPNSHKAHSLLHTDHFLWEMPRSPKRDRKGYVISKNTVIKIP, from the coding sequence ATGGTAAATTTAACAATAGACAATATAAGAATAAATGTTGATAAAGACATGACAATTATGGAAGCTGCGGAGCAGGTAGGCATTCCTATTCCTAGGCTTTGTTTCTTAAAAGGAATTAATGAAATTGCAGCATGCCGCGTATGTGTTGTCGAAGTGGAAGGTAAGGAAAAACTTATAACTTCCTGTAATAATTCTGTTGAAGAAGGAATGGTTGTATATACCAACAGCCCTAAGGTTAGGCTTGATAGAAGAAGAACAGTTCAGATGATTTTGTCTCAACATGACTGTAAGTGTGCAACCTGTGTAAGAAGCGGAAACTGTGCCTTACAAACCCTTGCAAACGATCTTAATATTCAAGATATATTATATGAAGAACAGCTTGAACATCAGCCATGGGATAAGAATTTTCCTCTTATACGGGATTCAAAAAAATGTATTAAATGTATGCGATGTATTCAGGTTTGTGACAAGGTTCAAGGTCTTAATATCTGGGAATTGGAAGGAACAGGAGCCAGAACTACAATAAATGTTTCAGGCTCAAGGACTATAGCCGAAGCTGACTGCTCTTTATGCGGTCAGTGTATTACCCATTGTCCTGTGGGTGCCTTGCGGGAAAGAGATGACACGGAAAAATTCTGGAGGGCAGTTGCCGATCCTAATAAAGTGGTTGTTGTACAAGTGGCTCCTGCAATCCGTACTGCTTGGGGAGAACACATCGGCCTTGATCTAAAAGACGCTTCCGTCAACAAAATATTCGATGCCCTAAAAAGAATGGGGGCCGACTATGTTTTTGATACAAGTTTTTCTGCCGACCTAACCATAATGGAAGAAGCTTATGAATTCCTTGAGCGTTTTTCTAAGGGAGAGCTAAAAGATAAACCAATGTTTACCTCCTGTTGTCCGGGATGGGTTCGTTTTATAAAAAGCCAATATCCTCATTTGGTTTCTCATTTATCGTCGGCAAAGTCTCCTATGCAGATGTTCGGAGCTGTTATGAAGTCGTACTTTGCTGAGACACTTGGTAAAAAACCTGAGGATATTTTTTCCGTTGCAATTATGCCCTGTGTTGCAAAAAAAGGCGAGATTAACATGGAATTATTCTATGGTGAGTATGCAGGACATGATATGGACTGTGTTTTGACTACGAGGGAATTTGTAAGGATGATTAAGTCTGCTCATATTCTCCCCGAAACCCTTAAAGAAGCAGAACCGGATCAACTTTTCCATGATGTTTCAGGTGCGGGAATTATTTTTGGAGCTACAGGCGGTGTTATGGAAGCTGCCCTGCGTACAGCCTATTATGCAATAATGGGAGAAAATTGTCCGCCGGATGCTTTTAAGGTTGTAAGGAATTCCTCACAAGAAGTGTCTGGAATTATTGAAGCCTCTTTTACACTAAAAGAAAATAATTTGTGTATTGCCGTGGCCAGCGGGCTTGCCAACACCCGGCGGCTCATTGATTCTATCGAAGCAGGTGAAAAACATTATGATTTTGTAGAAATTATGGCTTGTCCCGGCGGCTGTGTAGGAGGCGGAGGACAGCCCATACATGACGGCTATGAATTGGCTTTTGAACGAGGGCAAAATTTATACTTTATCGATAAAAACTTAAAGCTTAGATATTCACATGAAAATAAGGATATAAAGAATTTATACAATAAATTCTTTGAAAAGCCGAACAGTCACAAAGCTCACAGTCTTTTGCATACGGATCATTTTTTATGGGAAATGCCTAGAAGTCCTAAACGGGATAGAAAAGGCTATGTTATAAGTAAAAATACAGTCATAAAGATACCGTAG